Proteins from a genomic interval of Rhodothermus marinus:
- the nusG gene encoding transcription termination/antitermination protein NusG encodes MTEEKKQEGVRKWYVLRTFSGHEKKVKQYLEREIERLGLQDRVGQILIPTETVFELRGGKKRTRERTFFPGYILIEAVLDRELQHLIANMPSVVGFLGSGDQPTPLRPDEVRRILGKADEAREMGEQPEIPFKPGDVVRIIEGPFNNFTGVVEEVYPDKLKLKVMVSIFGRKTPLEVDYLQVERES; translated from the coding sequence ATGACCGAAGAAAAAAAACAGGAGGGGGTGCGTAAGTGGTACGTACTGCGCACCTTTTCCGGGCACGAAAAGAAGGTCAAACAGTACCTGGAACGCGAAATCGAACGGCTGGGCCTGCAGGACCGGGTCGGACAGATCCTGATTCCGACGGAGACCGTCTTCGAACTACGCGGCGGAAAAAAACGGACCCGTGAGCGCACCTTCTTCCCGGGCTATATTCTGATCGAGGCGGTGCTCGACCGCGAGTTGCAGCATTTGATCGCCAACATGCCCTCGGTGGTAGGCTTTCTTGGAAGTGGAGATCAGCCCACGCCGTTGCGTCCGGACGAGGTCCGGCGCATTCTCGGGAAGGCCGATGAGGCCCGGGAAATGGGCGAACAGCCCGAGATCCCGTTCAAGCCCGGCGACGTGGTGCGCATCATCGAGGGGCCGTTCAACAATTTCACCGGCGTGGTCGAGGAAGTCTATCCCGACAAGCTCAAGCTCAAGGTGATGGTCTCCATCTTCGGGCGCAAGACGCCCCTGGAAGTCGATTACCTGCAGGTGGAGCGGGAATCGTAG
- the rplK gene encoding 50S ribosomal protein L11, with protein sequence MAKKVEKIIKLQIRGGQATPAPPIGPALGQAGVNIMEFCKQFNAATQDRMGVVLPVVITVYSDKSFTFVVKSPPAAELLKKAAGIEKGASDPLRQKVGKVTWEDCLEIARQKMADLNAYDLEKAASMIAGTARSMGIVVEGKPEHL encoded by the coding sequence ATGGCAAAGAAGGTCGAAAAGATTATCAAACTCCAGATTCGGGGTGGCCAGGCGACGCCCGCCCCGCCGATCGGCCCCGCGCTCGGTCAGGCCGGGGTCAACATCATGGAGTTCTGTAAGCAGTTCAACGCGGCCACGCAGGATCGTATGGGGGTGGTCCTGCCGGTCGTGATCACGGTTTACTCGGACAAATCCTTCACCTTTGTCGTCAAGAGTCCACCGGCGGCCGAGCTGCTCAAAAAAGCGGCCGGTATCGAGAAAGGCGCCAGCGATCCGCTGCGCCAGAAGGTGGGGAAAGTGACGTGGGAGGATTGCCTGGAAATCGCCAGGCAGAAGATGGCCGACCTGAACGCCTACGATCTGGAGAAGGCGGCGTCGATGATCGCCGGGACGGCGCGTTCGATGGGGATCGTGGTGGAAGGAAAGCCCGAGCATCTCTGA
- the rplA gene encoding 50S ribosomal protein L1 has translation MPKKRGKRYRQALEIIQQAGDGPFTLEEAAELVKKTALAKFDESVDIDVRLGVDPRHADQMVRGTVALPHGTGKKVRVLVLADEGRWKEALEAGADYAGLDEYIDQIQNGWLEFDVVIATPQVMSKIGRLGRILGPRGLMPNPKSGTVTENVAEAVREVKAGRIDFRVDKTGNLHTAIGKASFTSQQIRENAEAFLREVLRLRPPSVKGAYVRSITLSTTMGPPVPVSLSVLNTLR, from the coding sequence ATGCCCAAGAAACGAGGAAAACGCTATCGCCAGGCGCTTGAGATCATTCAGCAGGCCGGCGACGGTCCCTTCACGCTGGAGGAGGCAGCCGAGCTGGTCAAGAAGACGGCGCTGGCCAAATTCGACGAATCGGTCGATATCGACGTGCGGCTGGGCGTCGACCCCCGCCACGCCGATCAGATGGTGCGTGGTACCGTAGCCCTGCCACACGGCACGGGTAAAAAGGTGCGAGTGCTGGTGCTGGCCGACGAAGGTCGCTGGAAGGAAGCCCTGGAGGCGGGCGCCGATTACGCCGGTCTGGACGAGTATATCGACCAGATCCAGAACGGCTGGCTGGAGTTCGACGTGGTCATTGCCACGCCGCAGGTGATGAGCAAGATCGGTCGGCTGGGCCGCATTCTCGGACCCCGCGGGCTCATGCCCAATCCCAAAAGCGGGACGGTGACCGAAAATGTGGCCGAGGCCGTGCGCGAGGTCAAGGCCGGCCGCATCGACTTTCGCGTGGATAAGACCGGCAACCTGCACACCGCCATCGGCAAGGCTTCGTTTACGAGCCAGCAGATCCGCGAGAACGCCGAGGCTTTCCTGCGCGAGGTGCTCCGGCTGCGTCCGCCTTCCGTAAAGGGAGCCTATGTGCGTTCCATCACGCTTTCGACGACGATGGGGCCGCCGGTGCCGGTGAGCCTGAGCGTGCTCAACACGCTCCGATGA
- the rplJ gene encoding 50S ribosomal protein L10, whose protein sequence is MPLTRAQKAAILEEISAKLESAPVVYVTDYMGLNVAQITDLRRRFREAGVEFKVVKNTLLRIAMEQRGGYDELLPALNGPTAIAVGDEPAAPARVIKKFIEEQGGELPRLKAAYIDGAVYGADALDTLAALKSKDELIADIVGLLLAPARNVVGALQGPGQTLAACLQAIAEKEAA, encoded by the coding sequence ATGCCGTTGACCAGAGCCCAGAAAGCGGCCATCCTGGAAGAAATCAGCGCCAAGTTGGAGTCGGCGCCGGTCGTCTACGTGACGGACTACATGGGGCTGAACGTGGCCCAGATCACCGACCTGCGGCGTCGATTCCGGGAGGCCGGCGTGGAATTCAAAGTCGTCAAAAACACGCTGCTCCGAATCGCCATGGAGCAGCGGGGCGGCTACGATGAGCTGCTGCCGGCGCTGAACGGCCCTACGGCGATTGCCGTGGGCGACGAGCCGGCGGCACCGGCCCGCGTGATCAAGAAGTTTATCGAAGAACAGGGGGGCGAGTTGCCCCGGCTGAAGGCTGCCTACATCGATGGGGCTGTCTACGGGGCCGACGCGCTCGACACGCTGGCCGCGCTGAAGTCGAAGGACGAACTGATCGCCGATATCGTCGGCCTGCTGCTGGCACCCGCCCGCAACGTGGTGGGCGCGCTGCAGGGACCGGGCCAGACGCTGGCCGCCTGCCTGCAGGCCATCGCCGAAAAAGAAGCCGCATAA
- the rplL gene encoding 50S ribosomal protein L7/L12, which translates to MADLKALAEQLVNLTIKEANELAKILEEEYGIKPAAAAVAVAAGPAAGGDGAAAAEEKTEFDVILKAAGGNKIAVIKEVRAITGLGLKEAKELVDSAPKPIKEGVSKEEAEQIKAKLEEAGAEVEIK; encoded by the coding sequence ATGGCAGACCTGAAAGCACTCGCCGAACAGCTGGTCAACCTGACGATCAAGGAGGCGAACGAGCTCGCCAAGATCCTGGAGGAAGAGTACGGCATCAAGCCGGCAGCCGCTGCTGTGGCCGTTGCGGCCGGTCCGGCTGCCGGTGGTGATGGCGCCGCTGCGGCCGAGGAGAAGACCGAGTTCGACGTCATTCTCAAGGCGGCCGGCGGCAACAAGATCGCCGTCATCAAGGAGGTGCGCGCCATCACGGGGCTCGGTCTCAAAGAGGCCAAGGAACTGGTCGACAGCGCCCCCAAGCCGATCAAGGAGGGCGTCAGCAAGGAAGAGGCCGAGCAGATCAAGGCCAAGCTGGAGGAGGCCGGCGCCGAGGTGGAAATCAAGTAA
- the rpoB gene encoding DNA-directed RNA polymerase subunit beta, with amino-acid sequence MSEFNGQPGTNGRISFARTKTVLDYPDLLEIQLQAFKEFVQDDVPPEEREDKGLQAVFKEHFPITDSRERYILEFLYYALDTPKHTIEECLAQGLTYSVPLKAKLRLSILEDEDEEEAGEAIEQEVYLGNLPYMTERGTFIINGAERVIVSQLHRSPGVFFSQSVHPNGTELYSARVIPLRGSWLEFSTDVAGILWAYIDRRKKIPVTTLLRALGYSSDEDIIQLFELAEEADISTKKAFKNYIGRKLASSITLERIIEIVDEDTGEVLEEKREREVLLPAEHELQEGDYDRLKEAGITKLYLLKEDEDEEEALDKSLLLNTLRKDPTHSEAEALEYIYFQLRGTETPDLETARALLDRLFFNEKRYDLGAVGRYRLNKRLRQNTPMDVLTLTKEDIVAIVRELVLLQNGRSTVDDIDHLGNRRVRTVAEQLAAQFSVGLARMARTIKERMNLRDAESFTPQDLVNARTIASVINTFFGTNQLSQFMDQTNPLAELTHKRRVSALGPGGLTRERAGFEVRDVHYTHYGRLCPIETPEGPNIGLICSLTVHARINEFGFIETPYRVVRNGKVTNEIVYLTAEEEDNAVIAQANAPIDEEGNFLNEFVKCRYRGDFPLMRPEQIQYMDVAPNQIVSPSASLIPFLEHDDANRALMGSNMQRQAVPLLQPEAPIVGTGMEARVARDSRALLVAEGPGVVEYVDAERIVIRYDQDPEDAEVSFEEPVKEYRLIKFRRTNQDTCINMRPIVKVGQRVEKGTVLCDGFATEKGELALGKNVLVAFMPWRGYNFEDAIVISERLVAEDVFTSVHIEEFECQVRDTKRGQEELTREIPNVSEEATKDLDERGIIRVGAEVKAGDILVGKVTPKGETEPTPEEKLLRAIFGDKAGDVKDASLKAPPGMKGVVIDTKLFSRRKLDPASKKREQQRLAEIDEQLQRDLAELDRRFWEKFFNLVEGQVSAGVETREGDIVLPEGMPFTREAFEKISPLRLNPMFPFTQDETVNRKVQKLLRNYEQVHRRITGEAKRLKHQIQMGDELPPGIVQLAKVYIARKRKIQVGDKMAGRHGNKGVVAKIVPVEDMPFLEDGTPVDIVLNPLGVPSRMNLGQIYETLLGWAGKVLGRKFASPVFDGATLDDIKALLREAGLPEDGRVQLYDGRTGEPLDEKTTVGYIYMMKLNHLVEDKIHARSIGPYSLITQQPLGGKAQFGGQRLGEMEVWALYAYGAAHTLQEMLTYKSDDVQGRSKAYEAIVKGENLPEPGIPESFNVLVRELQGLGLEVRLD; translated from the coding sequence ATGTCTGAGTTCAACGGCCAGCCGGGCACGAACGGACGGATTTCGTTTGCCCGCACCAAGACGGTCCTGGACTACCCCGACCTTCTGGAGATCCAACTGCAGGCCTTCAAGGAATTCGTGCAGGACGACGTGCCGCCGGAGGAGCGTGAGGACAAAGGTCTTCAGGCGGTCTTCAAAGAGCACTTTCCGATTACCGACAGTCGGGAGCGCTACATCCTGGAATTCCTCTACTACGCGCTGGACACCCCCAAGCACACGATCGAGGAGTGCCTGGCGCAGGGACTGACCTATTCGGTCCCGCTCAAGGCCAAGCTCCGACTGTCGATCCTGGAAGACGAGGACGAAGAGGAGGCCGGGGAGGCAATCGAACAGGAAGTGTACCTGGGCAACCTGCCCTACATGACCGAGCGCGGCACCTTCATCATCAACGGTGCCGAGCGCGTGATCGTCTCGCAGCTCCACCGGAGTCCGGGCGTCTTCTTCAGCCAGAGTGTCCACCCCAACGGGACGGAACTCTACTCGGCACGCGTCATCCCGCTGCGCGGCTCGTGGCTGGAGTTCTCCACGGACGTGGCCGGCATCCTGTGGGCTTATATCGACCGGCGCAAGAAGATTCCGGTCACGACGCTGCTGCGCGCGCTGGGCTACTCCTCGGACGAGGACATCATCCAGCTCTTCGAGCTGGCCGAAGAGGCCGATATTTCGACGAAGAAGGCTTTCAAAAACTATATCGGCCGCAAGCTGGCCTCGTCGATCACGCTGGAACGCATCATCGAGATCGTCGACGAAGACACCGGCGAGGTCCTGGAAGAAAAGCGTGAGCGCGAGGTGCTTCTGCCGGCCGAGCATGAGCTGCAGGAAGGGGACTATGATCGGCTCAAAGAGGCCGGCATCACGAAACTCTACCTTCTGAAGGAGGACGAAGACGAAGAGGAGGCGCTCGACAAAAGCCTGCTGCTGAACACGCTTCGGAAAGACCCCACGCACTCGGAAGCCGAAGCGCTGGAATACATTTACTTCCAGCTACGCGGGACGGAGACGCCTGATCTCGAGACGGCGCGCGCGCTGCTGGACCGGCTGTTCTTCAATGAGAAGCGCTACGACCTGGGGGCCGTCGGACGCTACCGCCTCAACAAGCGGCTGCGTCAGAATACCCCCATGGATGTCCTCACGCTCACGAAGGAGGACATCGTCGCCATCGTGCGCGAGCTGGTGCTGCTGCAGAACGGCCGCAGCACGGTGGACGACATCGACCACCTGGGCAACCGCCGCGTGCGCACGGTGGCCGAGCAGCTGGCGGCGCAGTTCTCGGTGGGGCTGGCCCGCATGGCCCGTACCATCAAAGAGCGCATGAACCTGCGCGACGCCGAGAGCTTCACGCCGCAGGACCTGGTCAACGCCCGCACGATCGCCAGCGTCATCAACACGTTCTTTGGAACGAACCAGCTCAGCCAGTTCATGGATCAGACCAACCCGCTGGCCGAGCTGACGCACAAGCGGCGTGTGTCGGCGCTGGGGCCGGGTGGTCTGACGCGCGAGCGGGCCGGCTTTGAGGTGCGTGACGTGCACTACACGCACTACGGCCGTCTCTGCCCCATTGAGACGCCGGAAGGCCCCAACATCGGACTGATCTGCTCGCTGACGGTGCACGCCCGGATTAACGAGTTCGGCTTTATCGAGACGCCCTACCGGGTGGTGCGCAACGGCAAGGTGACGAACGAGATCGTCTACCTGACGGCCGAGGAAGAGGACAACGCGGTCATCGCGCAGGCGAACGCGCCCATCGACGAGGAAGGCAACTTCCTCAACGAGTTCGTCAAGTGCCGCTATCGCGGTGACTTCCCGTTGATGCGGCCCGAGCAGATCCAGTACATGGACGTGGCGCCCAACCAGATCGTCTCGCCCTCGGCCAGCCTGATTCCGTTCCTGGAACACGACGACGCCAACCGCGCGCTCATGGGTTCGAACATGCAGCGCCAGGCGGTGCCGCTCTTGCAGCCCGAGGCGCCCATCGTGGGTACGGGCATGGAAGCCCGCGTCGCCCGCGACTCGCGCGCGCTGTTGGTGGCCGAAGGCCCGGGCGTCGTCGAGTACGTCGATGCCGAGCGCATCGTCATCCGTTACGATCAGGACCCCGAGGACGCCGAGGTCAGCTTCGAGGAACCCGTCAAGGAGTACCGGCTGATCAAATTCCGTCGCACGAATCAGGACACGTGCATCAACATGCGGCCGATCGTCAAAGTCGGCCAGCGCGTCGAGAAGGGCACGGTGCTCTGCGACGGCTTTGCCACCGAAAAGGGTGAGCTGGCCCTCGGCAAGAACGTTCTGGTCGCCTTCATGCCCTGGCGCGGCTACAACTTCGAGGACGCCATTGTGATCTCGGAGCGTCTGGTGGCTGAGGACGTCTTCACCTCGGTGCACATCGAGGAGTTCGAATGCCAGGTGCGCGACACCAAACGCGGCCAGGAAGAACTCACGCGGGAAATCCCGAACGTCTCCGAGGAGGCCACGAAGGACCTCGATGAGCGGGGCATCATCCGCGTGGGGGCCGAGGTGAAGGCCGGCGACATCCTCGTGGGCAAGGTCACGCCCAAGGGCGAGACGGAGCCCACGCCCGAAGAGAAGCTGCTCCGGGCCATCTTCGGCGACAAGGCCGGCGATGTGAAGGATGCCTCGCTGAAGGCGCCGCCAGGCATGAAGGGCGTCGTGATCGACACGAAGCTCTTCAGCCGCCGCAAGCTCGATCCGGCCTCGAAGAAGCGGGAGCAGCAGCGGCTGGCCGAAATCGACGAACAGCTGCAGCGGGACCTGGCCGAGCTTGACCGTCGCTTCTGGGAGAAGTTCTTCAACCTGGTCGAAGGACAGGTCTCGGCCGGCGTCGAGACGCGTGAGGGCGACATCGTGCTGCCCGAAGGCATGCCCTTCACGCGGGAAGCCTTCGAGAAGATCTCGCCGCTGCGGCTGAATCCGATGTTCCCCTTCACGCAGGACGAGACCGTAAACCGCAAGGTACAGAAGCTGCTCCGCAACTACGAGCAGGTGCACCGGCGGATCACGGGCGAGGCCAAGCGCCTCAAGCACCAGATCCAGATGGGGGACGAGCTGCCGCCCGGGATCGTGCAACTGGCCAAAGTCTACATCGCCCGCAAGCGCAAAATCCAGGTGGGCGACAAGATGGCCGGCCGGCACGGCAACAAGGGCGTAGTGGCCAAGATCGTCCCGGTCGAGGACATGCCCTTCCTTGAGGATGGGACGCCCGTGGACATTGTGCTCAACCCGCTGGGCGTGCCCTCCCGTATGAACCTGGGGCAGATTTACGAGACGCTCCTTGGCTGGGCCGGCAAGGTGCTGGGCCGGAAGTTCGCCTCGCCGGTCTTCGACGGCGCCACGCTCGACGACATCAAGGCGCTGCTGCGCGAGGCGGGGCTGCCCGAGGACGGCCGCGTCCAGCTCTACGACGGCCGTACGGGCGAGCCGCTCGACGAAAAGACCACGGTGGGTTACATCTACATGATGAAGCTCAACCACCTGGTCGAGGACAAGATTCACGCCCGGTCGATCGGTCCCTACAGCCTCATCACGCAGCAGCCGCTGGGCGGTAAGGCCCAGTTCGGTGGGCAGCGTCTGGGTGAGATGGAGGTGTGGGCGCTTTACGCCTACGGCGCTGCGCACACGCTCCAGGAAATGCTCACCTACAAGTCGGACGACGTGCAGGGCCGCTCGAAGGCCTATGAGGCCATCGTCAAGGGCGAGAACCTGCCCGAGCCCGGCATCCCCGAAAGCTTCAACGTGCTGGTGCGTGAGCTGCAGGGCCTCGGCCTGGAAGTGCGGCTCGACTGA
- the rpoC gene encoding DNA-directed RNA polymerase subunit beta' has translation MPQGKTLKIKRDFTSITLSLASPESILERSYGEVLKPETINYRSFKPEKDGLFCEKIFGPVKDYECHCGKYKRIRYRGIVCDRCGVEVTEKKVRRERMGHITLAVPVVHIWYFKTVPNKIGNLLGLKSKDLEKVIYYENYIVIQPGCAEKLGVEKNQLLTEEEYYDILYQIREDNNRLDDDNPEKFIAKIGGEAIEMMLKRLDLDALSKELRFQVKTETSQQRKEEALKRLQVVEAFREANRKLENRPEWMVMRVIPVIPPELRPLVPLEGGRFATSDLNDLYRRVIIRNNRLKRLIDIRAPEVILRNEKRMLQEAVDSLFDNSRKANAVRSDSNRALKSLSDMLKGKQGRFRQNLLGKRVDYSGRSVIVVGPELELHQCGLPKEMAVELFKPFIIRKLIERGVVRTVKSAKRVVDRRTDEVWDILEKVIQGRPVLLNRAPTLHRLGIQAFQPVLTEAKAIQLHPLVCTAYNADFDGDQMAVHVPLSHEACLESMILMLSSHNILSPANGEPIAVPTQDMVLGLYYMTKAKNGVKGEGMRFASTEEVRQAYDQGVVDLHARIKVRLKDGQMIDTTVGRVLFNEVVPDEVGFINEVLTKKNLKTIIGRVLKATGYPRTARFLDDIKALGFEQATKAGLTFSLEDIIIPKEKEQLIEEANREVARARQNYEMGVITDNERYNQVIDIWTRTNNRLSEILFETLKNDKDGFNPIFMMADSGARGSKEQIRQLGGMRGLMAKPQKSMVGSAGEIIENPIISNFKEGLSVLEYFISTHGARKGLADTALKTADAGYLTRRLVDVSQDVTVTMHDCGTLRGIKIGALKDNEEIVEPLADRILGRVSLHDVYDPLTGELIVAANELIDEEKAQRIAETSIEEVEIRSVLTCEAPRGVCALCYGRNLATGRLVEVGEAVGVVAAQSIGEPGTQLTLRTFHVGGTAARIEAESTLNAKFAGRVAFENLRTVTFESDEGPKEVVLSRQGMIRIMDPQEEGRELWRANVPYGAELLVQEGDLVEKGQVLVTWDPYNSVILTEVSGTVRYQDIIEGVTYREEADEQTGYREKVVIESRDRSLTPAILIELPDGSVREYALPVRSRIQVDEGDVVQAGQVLAKLPRQTVKTRDITGGLPRVIELFEARTPSDPAIVSEIEGYVEYGARKRGAQEVIITSPDGSESRTYLIPLSKYILVHPGDYVQAGQQLSDGQVSPQDILRILGPRKVQEYLVNEIQEVYRLQGVSINDKHIEVIVRQMMQKVRVTDPGDTNLLEGDLIDRYTLDRINDKLYDCFVVVDSGDSDLKVGDIIDRRRLREVNSEMKRRDLRPVEVREAQPAVAEPVLLGITQAALSTDSFISAASFQETTKVLSEAAIAAKTDYLYGLKENVIVGHLIPAGTGQRRFQHLVVGSRKELEALQAAISESAAAGNGAGDGATESVEAS, from the coding sequence ATGCCGCAAGGGAAGACGCTCAAGATCAAGCGCGACTTCACCAGCATCACGCTGAGCCTGGCTTCGCCGGAAAGCATCCTCGAACGCTCCTACGGCGAAGTCCTCAAGCCCGAAACGATCAACTACCGGTCGTTCAAGCCGGAAAAGGACGGCCTGTTCTGCGAAAAGATCTTCGGGCCGGTCAAGGACTACGAGTGCCACTGCGGGAAGTACAAGCGCATTCGCTACCGGGGCATCGTCTGCGACCGCTGTGGCGTCGAGGTGACCGAAAAGAAGGTGCGCCGTGAGCGGATGGGCCACATCACGCTGGCCGTCCCGGTGGTCCATATCTGGTACTTCAAGACCGTCCCGAACAAGATCGGCAACCTGCTCGGGCTGAAGTCGAAGGACCTGGAAAAGGTCATCTACTACGAGAACTACATCGTCATTCAGCCCGGCTGCGCCGAGAAGCTCGGGGTGGAGAAGAACCAGCTCCTCACCGAAGAGGAGTATTACGACATCCTCTACCAGATCCGGGAGGACAACAACCGCCTCGACGACGACAATCCGGAGAAGTTCATCGCCAAGATCGGCGGTGAGGCCATCGAGATGATGCTCAAGCGGCTGGACCTGGACGCGCTTTCCAAGGAGCTGCGTTTCCAGGTCAAAACCGAGACGAGCCAGCAACGCAAGGAAGAGGCGCTCAAGCGGCTGCAGGTCGTCGAGGCCTTCCGCGAGGCGAACCGGAAGCTGGAGAACCGGCCCGAGTGGATGGTCATGCGGGTCATTCCGGTGATTCCGCCGGAGCTGCGCCCGCTGGTTCCGCTCGAAGGCGGCCGGTTTGCCACGAGCGACCTGAACGACCTCTACCGGCGCGTGATCATCCGCAACAACCGCCTCAAGCGGCTGATCGACATCCGGGCGCCTGAGGTCATCCTGCGCAACGAAAAGCGCATGCTGCAGGAGGCCGTCGACTCGCTCTTCGACAACTCGCGCAAGGCGAACGCCGTGCGCAGCGACTCGAACCGGGCCCTGAAGTCGCTCTCCGACATGCTCAAGGGTAAGCAGGGCCGGTTCCGTCAGAACCTGCTCGGTAAGCGCGTCGACTACTCCGGGCGCTCGGTGATCGTGGTCGGGCCGGAGCTCGAACTGCATCAGTGCGGCCTGCCCAAGGAGATGGCCGTCGAGCTCTTCAAGCCCTTCATCATCCGCAAGCTCATCGAGCGGGGCGTGGTGCGGACGGTCAAGAGCGCCAAGCGTGTGGTGGACCGGCGCACCGACGAGGTGTGGGACATCCTGGAGAAGGTCATCCAGGGGCGGCCCGTTCTGCTCAACCGCGCGCCGACGCTGCACCGGCTGGGTATCCAGGCCTTCCAGCCCGTGCTGACCGAGGCCAAGGCGATTCAGCTGCACCCGCTGGTCTGTACGGCCTACAACGCCGACTTCGACGGCGACCAGATGGCCGTGCACGTGCCGCTCTCGCACGAGGCCTGCCTGGAGAGCATGATCCTGATGCTCTCCAGCCACAACATCCTCAGCCCGGCCAACGGCGAGCCCATCGCCGTGCCCACGCAGGACATGGTGCTGGGCCTCTACTACATGACCAAGGCCAAAAATGGCGTCAAGGGCGAGGGGATGCGCTTTGCCAGCACCGAGGAGGTGCGCCAGGCCTACGACCAGGGGGTGGTCGATCTGCACGCGCGGATCAAGGTCCGCCTCAAGGATGGCCAGATGATCGACACGACCGTCGGCCGCGTCCTCTTCAACGAGGTCGTGCCCGACGAAGTGGGCTTCATCAACGAAGTGCTCACCAAGAAGAACCTCAAGACGATCATCGGCCGCGTGCTCAAGGCTACGGGCTATCCACGGACGGCCCGCTTCCTGGACGACATCAAGGCGTTGGGCTTCGAGCAGGCGACTAAAGCCGGCCTGACCTTCTCGCTTGAAGACATCATCATTCCGAAGGAAAAAGAGCAGCTCATCGAAGAGGCCAACCGGGAGGTCGCACGGGCGCGCCAGAACTACGAGATGGGTGTCATCACCGACAACGAGCGCTACAACCAGGTGATCGACATCTGGACGCGCACGAACAACCGCCTCTCGGAAATCCTCTTCGAGACGCTCAAGAACGACAAAGACGGCTTCAACCCCATCTTCATGATGGCCGACTCGGGCGCGCGTGGCTCGAAGGAGCAGATCCGCCAGCTCGGCGGCATGCGCGGCCTGATGGCCAAGCCGCAGAAGAGCATGGTCGGGTCGGCCGGCGAGATTATCGAAAACCCGATCATCTCGAACTTCAAGGAAGGGCTCTCCGTGCTCGAGTACTTCATCTCGACGCACGGCGCCCGTAAGGGGCTGGCCGACACGGCGCTCAAGACGGCCGACGCCGGTTACCTGACGCGCCGTCTGGTCGATGTGTCGCAGGACGTGACCGTCACGATGCACGACTGCGGCACGCTGCGTGGCATCAAGATTGGCGCGCTCAAGGACAACGAGGAGATCGTCGAGCCGCTGGCCGACCGTATCCTCGGGCGCGTGTCGCTGCACGACGTGTACGATCCGCTCACGGGCGAGCTGATCGTGGCCGCCAACGAGCTGATCGACGAAGAAAAGGCGCAGCGCATCGCCGAGACCTCCATCGAAGAGGTGGAGATCCGTTCGGTGCTCACCTGCGAGGCGCCGCGTGGCGTATGCGCGCTCTGCTACGGGCGTAACCTGGCCACCGGCCGCCTGGTGGAGGTCGGCGAGGCGGTCGGCGTGGTGGCGGCCCAGTCGATCGGTGAGCCGGGTACGCAGCTGACGCTGCGGACCTTCCACGTCGGTGGTACAGCCGCCCGTATCGAGGCCGAAAGCACACTCAACGCGAAGTTTGCCGGTCGCGTGGCCTTCGAAAACCTGCGGACCGTCACCTTCGAATCGGACGAAGGACCCAAGGAGGTCGTGCTCTCCCGTCAGGGCATGATCCGCATTATGGATCCGCAGGAGGAAGGTCGCGAACTCTGGCGGGCGAACGTGCCCTACGGCGCCGAACTGCTCGTGCAGGAAGGCGACCTGGTCGAAAAAGGTCAGGTGCTGGTTACCTGGGACCCCTACAACAGCGTGATCCTGACCGAGGTCAGCGGTACGGTCCGCTACCAGGACATCATCGAAGGAGTCACCTACCGCGAAGAGGCCGACGAGCAGACCGGCTATCGCGAAAAGGTCGTCATCGAAAGCCGCGACCGTTCGCTCACGCCGGCCATCCTGATTGAGCTGCCCGACGGCTCGGTGCGCGAGTATGCGCTGCCCGTCCGTTCGCGCATTCAGGTGGACGAAGGCGACGTGGTGCAGGCCGGTCAGGTGCTGGCCAAGCTGCCGCGCCAGACGGTCAAGACGCGCGACATCACGGGCGGTCTGCCGCGCGTGATCGAGCTGTTCGAGGCGCGCACGCCCTCCGACCCGGCCATCGTCTCGGAGATCGAGGGCTATGTGGAGTATGGCGCCCGTAAGCGTGGTGCCCAGGAGGTGATCATCACCAGCCCCGACGGCTCCGAGTCGCGCACCTACCTGATCCCGCTCAGCAAATACATCCTGGTGCATCCGGGCGACTACGTGCAGGCGGGGCAGCAGCTCTCGGACGGTCAGGTCTCGCCGCAGGACATCCTGCGCATCCTGGGTCCGCGGAAAGTCCAGGAGTACCTGGTGAACGAGATCCAGGAGGTCTATCGTCTGCAGGGCGTGTCGATCAACGACAAGCACATCGAGGTGATCGTGCGCCAGATGATGCAGAAGGTGCGCGTCACCGATCCGGGCGACACGAACCTGCTCGAAGGCGACCTGATCGACCGCTACACGCTGGACCGAATCAACGACAAGCTTTACGACTGCTTCGTCGTGGTCGATTCGGGCGACTCGGATCTGAAGGTGGGCGACATCATCGACCGCCGGCGCCTGCGCGAGGTGAACTCCGAGATGAAACGGCGCGACCTGCGTCCGGTGGAGGTGCGCGAGGCGCAGCCCGCCGTGGCCGAGCCGGTGCTGCTGGGCATCACGCAGGCGGCGCTCTCGACCGACTCGTTCATCTCGGCCGCTTCGTTCCAGGAGACCACCAAGGTGCTCTCCGAGGCGGCCATCGCCGCGAAGACCGACTATCTCTACGGTCTGAAGGAGAACGTGATCGTCGGACACCTGATTCCGGCCGGTACCGGCCAGCGCCGCTTCCAGCACCTGGTCGTCGGTTCGCGCAAGGAGCTGGAGGCGCTGCAGGCCGCCATCAGCGAAAGCGCCGCGGCCGGCAACGGCGCCGGCGACGGGGCGACCGAATCGGTCGAAGCCTCCTGA